A genomic region of Cuculus canorus isolate bCucCan1 chromosome 24, bCucCan1.pri, whole genome shotgun sequence contains the following coding sequences:
- the KCNA2 gene encoding potassium voltage-gated channel subfamily A member 2 has product MTVATGDPADEAAALPGHPQDTYNPETDHECCERVVINISGLRFETQLKTLAQFPETLLGDPKKRMRYFDPLRNEYFFDRNRPSFDAILYYYQSGGRLRRPVNVPLDIFSEEIRFYELGEEAMEMFREDEGYIKEEERPLPENEFQRQVWLLFEYPESSGPARIIAIVSVMVILISIVSFCLETLPIFRDENEDMHGSGLSHPPYSNSSMGYQQSTSFTDPFFIVETLCIIWFSFEFLVRFFACPSKAGFFTNIMNIIDIVAIIPYFITLGTELAEKPEDGQQGQQAMSLAILRVIRLVRVFRIFKLSRHSKGLQILGQTLKASMRELGLLIFFLFIGVILFSSAVYFAEADESESQFPSIPDAFWWAVVSMTTVGYGDMVPTTIGGKIVGSLCAIAGVLTIALPVPVIVSNFNYFYHRETEGEEQAQYLQVTSCPKIPSSPDLKKSRSASTISKSDYMEIQEGVNNSNEDFREENLKTANCTLANTNYVNITKMLTDV; this is encoded by the coding sequence ATGACAGTTGCTACTGGAGATCCTGCAGACGAAGCTGCAGCTCTTCCCGGTCACCCGCAGGACACGTATAACCCTGAGACCGACCATGAATGCTGCGAGAGGGTGGTCATTAATATTTCAGGTCTGCGCTTTGAGACACAGCTCAAGACGTTAGCCCAGTTTCCAGAGACCTTACTGGGGGATCCTAAAAAGAGAATGAGATATTTCGACCCACTCCGGAATGAGTATTTCTTTGACCGGAACAGACCCAGCTTCGATGCGATTTTGTACTATTACCAGTCTGGTGGGAGGTTGCGGAGGCCAGTTAACGTGCCCTTAGATATCTTCTCAGAAGAGATTCGTTTTTATGAACTGGGGGAAGAAGCAATGGAAATGTTTCGGGAGGATGAAGGCTACatcaaagaggaggaaagaccGTTGCCTGAGAACGAGTTTCAGAGACAAGTGTGGTTGCTCTTTGAGTACCCCGAGAGCTCAGGCCCTGCCAGGATTATAGCTATTGTCTCCGTTATGGTGATTTTAATCTCCATCGTCAGCTTTTGCCTGGAAACTTTGCCCATTTTTCGGGATGAGAACGAAGACATGCACGGCAGCGGGCTGAGCCATCCCCCCTACTCCAACAGCAGCATGGGGTACCAGCAGTCCACCTCTTTCACAGACCCCTTCTTCATCGTGGAGACACTTTGCATCATCTGGTTCTCCTTCGAGTTCTTGGTGAGGTTTTTCGCTTGCCCCAGCAAGGCTGGGTTTTTTACCAACATCATGAACATTATAGACATCGTAGCCATCATTCCCTATTTCATCACCTTAGGGACGGAGCTGGCCGAGAAGCCAGAGGATGGTCAGCAAGGCCAGCAAGCCATGTCCTTGGCCATCCTTCGAGTCATCCGCTTGGTGCGGGTCTTCAGGATCTTCAAACTCTCCCGGCACTCCAAGGGGCTGCAGATCCTGGGGCAGACTCTCAAGGCCAGCATGCGGGAGCTGGGCCTcttgatatttttcctcttcattggcgtcatcctcttctccagcgCTGTCTACTTTGCCGAGGCCGACGAGAGCGAGTCCCAGTTCCCAAGCATCCCCGATGCCTTCTGGTGGGCTGTGGTTTCCATGACGACTGTTGGCTACGGAGACATGGTCCCCACCACCATCGGGGGGAAAATAGTGGGTTCCTTGTGCGCCATCGCTGGCGTATTAACGATTGCCTTACCCGTGCCCGTCATAGTGTCTAACTTCAATTACTTCTACCACCGGGAGacagagggagaggagcaggctCAATATTTGCAAGTAACCAGCTGCCCAAAGATTCCCTCTTCCCCTGAcctaaagaaaagcagaagtgccTCTACTATTAGTAAGTCTGATTATATGGAGATTCAGGAAGGCGTAAACAATAGCAATGAGGATTTTAGGGAGGAGAACTTGAA